The following proteins come from a genomic window of Geomonas sp. RF6:
- a CDS encoding M3 family oligoendopeptidase, with product MNDPHQWDTSRLYPSPQSPELNEAFDSAHGVVTAFRDRYRGKVAELSPGEMLKALKEYEGLEEMLAKPQLYAHLLFAADSENQEHKRLSQKASEFGNLMGRELLFFGLEIIQMEEDRFQPLVTDGGLASYRHFLLGLRKFHKHTLPEREESLLMQKGLTGSGAFSRLFDEVCAAMRYKLEVDGEEREMTGEEMLSLLHHPDASVRERAFGTFLQRHEEQEIVFSAVFNNAALDHSQDLELRGYSHPMEPTNLGNEIPDEVVESLMQVSENNYPLAQEYFRIKARLLGMEKLKNSDVYAPLPDSGKSYTLEEARKLVVDAYGGFSDELRQMADGFFQERRVDIFPRPGKSGGAFCMGMTPSLPPYLLLNFTGNLRDVSTIAHEVGHGIHYLLAQRQTMLNYHPPLPLAETASVFGEMLLTRHLLSGETDLSVKKSLLCAKIEDIIATTFRQNVLTRFEERMHLQRTEGLLTSPELCDLWWNENAKLYGDAVQMIEPYRWGWSYISHFIHARFYCYSYTFAELLVLSLYQMYLKERERFIPIYRDILADGGSKTPADTLAPAGIDLSNAGFWQNGYDLLRNLIEELKAIM from the coding sequence ATGAACGACCCCCACCAGTGGGACACATCCCGTCTCTACCCGTCACCTCAATCGCCGGAACTGAATGAAGCCTTCGACTCCGCTCACGGCGTCGTCACCGCCTTCAGGGACCGCTACCGCGGCAAGGTCGCAGAACTCTCCCCGGGGGAGATGCTAAAGGCGCTGAAGGAATACGAAGGTCTGGAAGAAATGCTGGCAAAGCCCCAGCTCTACGCCCACCTTCTCTTCGCGGCGGACAGCGAGAACCAGGAGCACAAGCGGCTCTCCCAGAAGGCCTCCGAATTCGGCAACCTCATGGGGCGGGAGCTCCTCTTTTTCGGGCTGGAAATAATCCAGATGGAGGAGGACCGCTTCCAGCCGCTCGTGACCGACGGCGGGCTCGCCTCCTACCGGCACTTCCTCCTCGGACTCAGGAAGTTTCACAAGCACACCCTCCCGGAGCGGGAGGAGAGCCTCCTGATGCAGAAAGGGCTCACCGGCAGCGGCGCCTTTTCCCGCCTCTTCGACGAGGTCTGCGCCGCCATGCGCTACAAGCTCGAAGTGGACGGCGAGGAGCGGGAGATGACCGGCGAGGAGATGCTCTCCCTCCTGCACCACCCCGACGCCTCCGTGCGTGAGCGCGCCTTCGGCACTTTTCTGCAGCGCCACGAGGAGCAGGAGATCGTCTTTTCGGCGGTCTTCAACAACGCGGCGCTCGACCACTCCCAGGACCTGGAGCTGCGCGGCTACAGCCACCCGATGGAGCCGACGAATCTCGGAAACGAGATCCCCGACGAGGTCGTCGAATCCCTCATGCAGGTCTCGGAGAATAACTACCCGCTGGCACAGGAATACTTCCGCATCAAGGCGCGGCTTCTGGGGATGGAAAAGCTCAAAAACAGCGACGTCTACGCCCCCCTCCCCGACAGCGGGAAGAGCTACACGCTGGAGGAGGCGCGCAAACTGGTGGTGGATGCCTACGGCGGCTTCTCCGACGAGCTGCGTCAGATGGCGGACGGCTTTTTCCAGGAGAGGCGTGTCGACATCTTCCCGCGCCCCGGGAAGAGCGGCGGCGCCTTCTGCATGGGGATGACCCCGTCGCTCCCCCCCTATCTCCTCCTGAACTTCACCGGGAACCTGCGCGACGTTTCCACCATCGCGCACGAGGTGGGGCACGGCATCCACTATCTCCTGGCACAGCGCCAGACGATGCTGAACTACCATCCGCCGCTCCCCCTTGCCGAGACCGCGTCGGTCTTCGGCGAGATGCTTCTCACCCGCCACCTTCTTTCAGGTGAGACCGATCTGTCGGTCAAGAAATCGCTCCTGTGCGCAAAGATCGAGGACATCATCGCCACGACCTTCAGGCAGAACGTCCTGACGCGTTTTGAGGAGAGGATGCATCTGCAGAGAACGGAAGGGCTTCTCACCTCGCCGGAGCTGTGCGATCTCTGGTGGAACGAGAATGCGAAGCTGTACGGCGACGCGGTGCAGATGATTGAGCCGTACCGGTGGGGGTGGAGCTACATCTCCCACTTCATCCACGCGCGGTTCTACTGCTACAGCTACACCTTCGCAGAGCTCCTGGTTCTCTCGCTGTACCAGATGTACCTGAAGGAGCGGGAGAGGTTCATCCCGATCTACCGCGACATCCTTGCCGACGGCGGCTCGAAGACTCCCGCCGACACCCTCGCTCCCGCCGGGATCGACCTCTCCAACGCAGGCTTCTGGCAGAACGGCTACGACCTGCTGAGGAATCTTATCGAGGAGCTGAAGGCGATAATGTAG
- a CDS encoding methyl-accepting chemotaxis protein gives MLQNLKIRHKLMLILLPPVAGLLVFCMREVVTDYRLYEELRGTQALARLEVQIGALCHELQKERGYSSGYLNARGEKFGSELQAQRARVDAVSEQVRIYLSEHPAAAAAVKEPLAAAESALTRLKETRAGISALAVAGPDSYAFYTGIISSYLDVAAAVATSSGKGEVMRDATAFYAFIKAKEETGKERATLNAVLSEGKFDSERFQRSFSNLAGQRTYLDIFRKYGSPEVLALYKEKEASPAFAKVEEVRNAVLAKGTAGGFGTTAEEWFSTSTAKIDSMKEVEDFQSRHILQLAEHMAAKARGALLVGLCLAVVLTCVALGSGFAVMMSITTPLRRLLHVLHDIAEGEGDLTRRLDVGRRDELGEVSLWFNRFVDSVHGIATQVSGTAARVSASVHEMNATAEHISASVEHVAVQSSTLATAGEEMSATSTDISRNCLSAAAASSRAGETAQGGAIVVQETLTGMEKIAATVQDSARTIASLGERSDQIGEIVETIEEIADQTNLLALNAAIEAARAGEQGRGFAVVADEVRALAERTTRATKEIGAMIKAIQGETAGAVASMETGIGEVALGMESSRKSGAALQDILAVIGEVNMQVHEIATAAEEQSAVSAEMSMGIHRINEVVCETSEGASRTAHAAAELEALAADLQRMVGRFRLA, from the coding sequence ATGCTGCAGAACCTTAAGATACGCCACAAATTGATGCTGATTCTCCTCCCACCCGTCGCAGGACTGCTGGTCTTTTGCATGCGGGAGGTCGTCACCGACTACCGGCTCTACGAGGAGCTGCGCGGGACGCAGGCCCTTGCAAGGCTCGAAGTCCAGATCGGAGCGCTTTGTCACGAACTCCAGAAAGAGCGCGGCTACTCATCCGGGTATCTCAATGCAAGGGGAGAGAAATTCGGCAGCGAACTCCAGGCGCAGCGTGCGCGCGTGGACGCGGTCTCCGAGCAGGTGAGAATATACCTCTCGGAGCATCCTGCGGCCGCGGCTGCAGTAAAAGAGCCTCTCGCAGCAGCGGAAAGTGCCCTGACCCGCCTCAAAGAAACCCGCGCCGGCATCAGCGCCCTCGCCGTTGCCGGTCCGGACTCCTACGCCTTTTACACTGGCATCATCAGCTCCTATCTCGACGTCGCTGCCGCCGTGGCCACGAGCAGCGGAAAAGGCGAGGTCATGCGCGATGCCACCGCCTTCTATGCCTTCATAAAGGCGAAGGAGGAGACGGGGAAGGAGCGCGCTACGCTGAACGCGGTGCTCAGCGAGGGGAAGTTCGACTCAGAGCGGTTCCAGCGCTCCTTCTCGAACCTCGCGGGACAGCGCACCTACCTGGATATCTTCCGGAAGTACGGCAGTCCCGAGGTCCTTGCTCTGTACAAGGAGAAGGAGGCCTCCCCCGCTTTCGCAAAAGTCGAGGAGGTGCGAAACGCCGTGCTGGCGAAGGGAACCGCCGGGGGATTCGGTACCACTGCGGAAGAGTGGTTTTCCACCAGTACCGCAAAGATCGACAGCATGAAGGAGGTGGAAGACTTCCAGTCGCGCCACATCCTGCAGCTTGCGGAGCACATGGCGGCGAAGGCAAGGGGTGCTCTCCTTGTAGGTCTATGCCTTGCCGTTGTCCTCACCTGTGTCGCCCTCGGAAGCGGCTTTGCCGTCATGATGAGCATCACGACTCCGCTTCGCCGCTTGCTGCATGTCCTGCATGACATAGCGGAAGGGGAGGGGGACCTGACGCGTCGCCTCGATGTGGGGCGCAGGGATGAGCTGGGGGAGGTGAGTCTCTGGTTCAACCGCTTCGTCGACAGCGTCCACGGCATTGCCACCCAGGTCAGCGGCACCGCTGCCCGGGTATCCGCGTCGGTGCACGAGATGAACGCCACCGCCGAGCATATCTCGGCAAGCGTGGAACATGTCGCGGTGCAATCGTCGACACTTGCCACGGCAGGGGAGGAGATGTCGGCGACCTCCACCGATATTTCCCGCAACTGCCTCTCGGCAGCAGCAGCATCGAGCCGCGCCGGAGAAACCGCGCAGGGAGGGGCTATCGTCGTTCAGGAGACGCTGACGGGGATGGAAAAGATCGCGGCAACGGTGCAGGATTCGGCCCGCACCATCGCCAGCCTCGGGGAGCGTTCCGACCAGATCGGGGAAATCGTGGAGACGATCGAGGAGATAGCCGATCAGACGAACCTTCTGGCGCTTAATGCTGCAATAGAGGCGGCCCGGGCCGGGGAGCAGGGGCGCGGCTTCGCGGTGGTGGCAGACGAGGTGCGGGCGCTCGCGGAGCGTACCACACGGGCGACGAAGGAAATCGGCGCCATGATAAAGGCGATACAGGGAGAGACCGCCGGCGCGGTGGCCAGTATGGAAACCGGGATCGGAGAAGTCGCCTTGGGAATGGAGAGTTCCAGGAAGTCCGGGGCTGCTCTTCAGGACATCCTGGCGGTGATAGGCGAGGTGAACATGCAGGTGCATGAGATCGCCACCGCCGCCGAGGAGCAGAGCGCGGTCAGTGCTGAGATGTCCATGGGAATCCACCGGATAAACGAAGTCGTGTGCGAGACATCGGAAGGGGCCTCGCGCACCGCGCACGCCGCGGCGGAGCTGGAGGCGCTGGCCGCCGATCTGCAGCGTATGGTGGGGAGATTCAGGCTTGCGTGA
- a CDS encoding response regulator yields the protein MEKLLIVEESEKVRCQLKGGLGGEYLVVESASYTQGKEEFFRHTPKLVVLDLEIPQSCAGSHGFLLLEEMLTRHPSTKVVLLTGYGQRAPAYRAISCGAYDYCLKPVQLDDLRAILRRAMQLLVVEGERSRLQKVLLRMMAEAPWSGDLESMNGDGLTGKDPLPLLTLREARDMVERGAIMAAVDNSRGNLVKASEILGVCRPTLYDLMKKHGLHKSTRHVWRGEQDPAAHGAERQLESDGHAPVAGDEFAKVAYGGETL from the coding sequence ATGGAAAAGCTGCTCATCGTGGAAGAATCGGAGAAGGTGCGCTGCCAGTTGAAGGGGGGGCTCGGGGGGGAATACCTCGTGGTGGAGAGCGCGAGCTACACGCAGGGGAAGGAGGAATTCTTCAGGCACACCCCGAAGCTCGTGGTGCTCGACCTCGAGATTCCGCAGAGCTGCGCCGGATCCCACGGCTTTCTCCTTCTGGAGGAGATGCTGACAAGGCACCCTTCGACGAAGGTGGTGCTCCTTACCGGCTACGGCCAGCGCGCCCCCGCCTACCGGGCGATCAGTTGCGGCGCCTACGATTACTGCCTGAAGCCGGTGCAGCTCGACGACCTGAGGGCGATACTGAGGCGGGCGATGCAGCTTCTCGTGGTGGAGGGTGAGAGGTCACGGCTGCAGAAGGTGCTCCTGCGCATGATGGCGGAGGCGCCCTGGTCGGGGGATCTGGAATCGATGAACGGCGACGGTCTCACCGGGAAGGACCCCCTGCCGCTCCTGACGCTGCGCGAGGCGCGCGACATGGTGGAGCGAGGCGCCATCATGGCTGCGGTGGACAACAGCCGCGGCAACCTGGTGAAGGCCTCGGAGATTCTGGGGGTATGCCGCCCCACACTGTACGACCTCATGAAAAAGCACGGGCTGCACAAGTCGACGAGGCACGTGTGGAGAGGGGAGCAGGACCCTGCCGCGCACGGCGCGGAGCGCCAGCTAGAGTCGGACGGTCATGCTCCCGTCGCGGGGGATGAGTTCGCTAAAGTAGCTTATGGTGGTGAAACGCTCTGA
- a CDS encoding metallophosphoesterase family protein encodes MRSTVPRLLRQFLIILLLTVASSQSCLGATLFDHSLSLFQAKAQKVSPADYTFVVLGDSRDNEPVFRKALAVAASYDPLFIVHGGDYSSRGGSAETEDFLSLLRETVPDLPVFVVPGNHETRSVFTQKVGPLRFTLDSERLGLTFVAVDNSDYVLRKGEVEYLRAAVNAARGSAYVMMHVPPKTERWNWHTFSDGADDLKKILALGKVQAAFFSHVHLYDRHSYGGVPSYITGGGGAPLVLFGFPGDPVFHILVVRVQGGKGTVTKVELPDAEQTEPPPRKQAK; translated from the coding sequence ATGCGAAGTACCGTTCCGCGACTGCTTAGGCAGTTCCTTATAATTTTATTACTGACTGTTGCTTCCAGCCAGTCCTGTCTGGGCGCAACCCTCTTTGACCACTCTCTTTCCCTTTTCCAAGCGAAGGCGCAGAAGGTTTCCCCGGCGGACTACACCTTCGTGGTGCTGGGGGACAGCAGGGACAACGAGCCCGTCTTCAGGAAGGCCCTCGCCGTCGCCGCCTCCTACGATCCTCTCTTCATCGTGCACGGCGGCGACTACTCCTCCCGAGGGGGGAGCGCCGAAACGGAAGATTTTCTGAGCCTGCTGCGCGAGACTGTTCCGGATCTCCCTGTCTTCGTGGTGCCGGGGAATCATGAGACGAGGAGCGTCTTCACCCAGAAGGTCGGCCCTTTGCGCTTCACTCTCGACAGCGAGCGGCTCGGGCTCACCTTCGTCGCGGTGGACAACTCCGACTATGTCCTGAGGAAAGGGGAGGTGGAGTATCTCCGCGCGGCGGTGAACGCGGCAAGGGGGTCAGCGTATGTCATGATGCACGTTCCGCCGAAGACGGAACGCTGGAACTGGCACACCTTCAGCGACGGAGCGGACGATCTGAAAAAAATACTGGCGCTCGGCAAGGTGCAGGCCGCCTTCTTCTCCCATGTGCACCTCTACGACCGTCACTCCTACGGCGGCGTCCCCTCCTACATCACGGGGGGCGGGGGGGCTCCCCTCGTCCTCTTCGGCTTCCCGGGAGACCCGGTCTTCCACATACTTGTGGTGCGGGTGCAGGGAGGGAAGGGGACGGTCACAAAGGTGGAGCTTCCCGATGCGGAGCAGACCGAGCCCCCTCCACGGAAACAGGCGAAATAA